From Deinococcus yavapaiensis KR-236, a single genomic window includes:
- the rsmH gene encoding 16S rRNA (cytosine(1402)-N(4))-methyltransferase RsmH: protein MTQDLTHTPVLAAEVLDALSPRPDRVFVDGTLGGGGHTRLLLAAGATVYGIDQDPYALERLRAEGLAHLHLLHGNFRDMKSLLSNVGVSEVDGVLLDVGVSSFQLDDTARGFSYHTDAPLDMRMSQEGESASDVVNTLPEADLASLIYEFGEDRHSRRIARAIVSARDKAPIETTVQLADLVKRAYPGYSRGIHPARRTFQALRIYVNDELGALRDGLAGARDLLKPGGRLAVISFHSLEDRIVKRFFRGENGLMPLTKRPIEPSQDEQDRNPRSRSAKLRVAVKGEAA from the coding sequence ATGACCCAAGACCTGACCCACACGCCCGTCCTCGCCGCCGAAGTCCTCGACGCCCTCTCACCGCGACCCGACCGCGTCTTCGTCGACGGAACGCTCGGCGGAGGCGGCCACACGCGCCTGCTGCTCGCCGCGGGCGCGACGGTCTACGGCATCGACCAAGACCCGTACGCCCTCGAACGCCTGCGGGCCGAGGGCCTCGCCCACCTCCACCTGCTGCACGGCAACTTCCGCGACATGAAGTCCTTGCTCTCGAACGTCGGCGTGAGCGAGGTCGACGGCGTGCTGCTCGACGTCGGCGTGTCCAGCTTCCAACTTGACGACACGGCCCGCGGCTTCTCGTACCACACCGACGCGCCGCTCGACATGCGCATGAGCCAAGAAGGCGAATCCGCGTCGGACGTCGTGAACACCCTTCCGGAAGCCGACCTCGCCTCGCTCATCTACGAGTTCGGCGAAGACCGCCACTCGCGCCGCATCGCACGCGCGATCGTCTCGGCCCGTGACAAGGCCCCGATCGAGACGACCGTGCAACTCGCCGACCTCGTGAAGCGGGCCTACCCCGGCTATTCGCGAGGCATCCACCCGGCTCGCCGTACCTTCCAAGCTCTTCGTATTTACGTCAATGACGAGCTCGGCGCGTTGCGCGACGGCCTCGCGGGCGCCCGCGACCTTCTCAAGCCCGGCGGGCGACTCGCCGTGATTTCCTTCCACAGTCTCGAGGACCGCATCGTGAAGCGCTTCTTTCGCGGCGAGAACGGCCTCATGCCTCTGACCAAGCGTCCCATCGAGCCGTCCCAAGACGAGCAGGACCGCAATCCTCGCTCGCGCAGCGCGAAGCTGCGCGTGGCAGTGAAAGGAGAGGCCGCATGA